The DNA region CTTCACATTTGACGGTCATAACAAGTTATCAAGACAAGTTATTGCACAAGAGATTTCCAAGATTTTGAGGCGAAATTTGAGCATCGGTGTGGCAATTGTGCGATCGCCTTGAAAACCGAATTAATAATTTCCAGCAATTTTGATAACTTTGACAACGTATTGATAGTTAATGTAGTCTACAATAGACTTAAACAATATTTTTGTTGTTTAAGTAGCCAAATTTCACATAGTTCTCTTCAGCGCATAGCTTGATTTATCTAGGTCTGAGAGTCTTTAAACCCATAGTCAAAAATTGTTTATTTAACAAACAATCAATGAGCGAAACAATCTTATCAGTACGCAATTTAACCGCCAACGTAGATGGTACACCTATCCTCAAGGGTGTAAATCTAGAGATCGAAGCTGGAGAAGTCCACGCTATTATGGGGCGTAACGGCTCAGGAAAGAGTACCCTAGCCAAAATTATTGCTGGCCACCCAGACTATGAAGTCACTGGAGGGGAGATTATTTATCAGGGTAAAAACATTATCGAGCAAGAACCTAATGAAAGGGCTAATGACGGTATATTTTTAGGTTTTCAGTATCCCTTAGCAATTCCTGGAGTCAGTAATTTAGACTTTATGCGAGTTGCTTACAACGCCAAGCGTAAACATCAAGGGCTAGAAGAAATCGATACCTTTGATTTTGAAGATTTGATTGAAGAGAAGCTAGAAGTAGTCAAAATGAAGTCAAGCTTTTTAGACAGAAGCCTCAACGAAGGTTTTTCTGGTGGTGAGAAAAAGCGTAACGAAATTCTCCAGATGGCATTGCTTGACCCTACTTTAACCATTTTAGATGAGATTGATTCAGGCTTAGATATTGATGCGCTGAGAATTGTTTCTGATGGCGTAAATCAACTAAAAACTGCTGACAAAGCTTATTTACTAATTACTCACTATCAACGCCTGCTAAACTATATCGAACCAGATTTTATCCACGTGATGCAGGAGGGCAAAATTATTACCAGTGGCGGTAAAGAACTTGCTTTAGAATTAGAATCTCGCGGTTATGACTTTTTGGATGATAAATCTGCGGCGGGGGTAGGAATATAATGGCGGTACAAATTCCTTTTGCAACTATTTCTAAGGTTCATCAAGATACTGTAGTAGAAGATATTTTCTTCACAGGTTTACTCCAGCAATGCCAGGTAAATAAATCAGAATTTCAATGGTTACAAGATATTCGTCAAGAGTCGAAAAGCTGGTTGTCTCAATTATCAGTGCCTACTCGCAAGGATGAAGACTGGCGTTTTATCGATCTATCGTCTCTGACAACAGCCAAATTTGTTACGGCTGAGAATGTTAAGGCGATCTGTGAATCGCTCCCTGAAGCAAAAGATAGCCGTTTAGTATTTGTCAACGGGTTTTATAGTCAACAACTGTCTGATTTATCTGGATTACCTCCAGAGGTTTTTGTCGGTAGCTTAAATAATTTACCTCCAGAATATAATGCAGCCGAATATTTTGCTCGACAGTCTGGAGCGGATGCTTTTACTGCTTTGAATACCGCAGGTGGTAGAGATATTGCGGTAGTTTGGGCAAATAAAAATGTAGTGATAGAAACTCCCATACAGCTAATTTTTATTGCTGATGGTGAATTAGAGACTAACTTTACTCAACCTCGCACCTTAGTAGTAGGAGAAACAGGATCTAGTATTTCTTTAGTAGAAGAATATATCGGTACAGGAAAATACTTTACCAACGCCGTTACCGAAGTCTTTGTCAAAAGTAACGCCAGAGTAAATCATACCCGCCTACAGCAGGAATCTGAAGCTAGCTATCATATTGGGAAAACCGCCATTTCTCAGGAGAGAGATAGTCACTATACTATTGGTGAGATTAATTTAGGGGCAAAGCTCTCGCGTCATAATCCTGAGGTATGGCAGCGGGGTGAGCAAACGGAAACTAATCTTAATGGTTTAACGGTAGCTACGCGAGAACAAACATCTGATACTCATAGTATTATCGCTCTGACTAAACCTCATGGCACGACGGATCAGCTGCATAAATGTATTGTAGGCGATCGCGCTCACGCAGTTTTTAACGGCAAGGTATTTGTCCCCAAAGAAGCCCAACTTACTAATGCGACTCAGTTAAATCGCAATTTATTACTTGCTCCCAAAGCTAGAGTAGATACTAAACCAGAACTACAGATCACTGCTGATAACGTTAAGTGCGCTCATGGGGCGACGGTAAGCCAGTTAGAAGCAGAAGAAATTTTTTATCTTCGCAGTCGTGGTTTGAGCGAAGCTGATGCCAACCAGCTATTAATCGATGCTTTTGCGGCTGAGATCATCGATCGCATTCCTCTAAAATCTTTGAGAACCAGAATTACCCAGACTATCGAGCAGAAAGTAAAGCATTAACGAGTAATCAATAATATGACTTTTACCCAATCAAAAACTTTAGGCGATCGCGTTAGAAGCGATTTTCCGATTCTACATCAAAAGGTTAACGATAATCCCTTAATTTACTTTGATAGTGCTGCTTCTTCTCAAAAACCTCAGGCGGTGCTAGATGTGCTGCAACATTATTACCAGAGAGATAATGCTAACGTTCACCGTGGCGCACATACTCTTAGTGGCAGGGCTACCGATGCTTATGAAGGCGCGAGGAATAAAGTGGCGCAGTTTATTAATGCTGCTTCGCGAGAGGAAATTATCTTTACTCGCAACGCTAGTGAAGCGATCAACCTGGTGGCATACAGCTGGGGTTTAGCTAACCTCAACCCAGGGGATGAAATCATTCTTTCGGTAATGGAACATCACAGCAACATTGTTCCTTGGCAGCTTATTGCACAAAAGACTGGTGCAGTAATTAAATATGTTGAACTAACTTCTACTGAAGAGTTTGATTTTGAACAGTACAAGTCTTTATTGTCTAACAAAACCAAGCTAGTATCTATCGTTCATGTTTCCAACACGCTTGGGGCAATTAACCCGGTGGCAGAGATTACGCAAGAAGCTCATCAATACGGTGCAAAAGTACTAATTGATGCTTGTCAGAGTGTTCCCCATATGCCGATTGATGTTCGGGCAATTGACTGTGATTGGTTAGTAGCTTCAGGACACAAAATGTGCGCGACTACAGGTATTGGCTTTCTTTACGGCAAAAAAGATATCTTGCTAGCAATGCCTCCTTTTATGGGTGGTGGCGAAATGATTGATGAAGTATTTCTCGATCATTCTACATACGGCGATTTACCCCATAAATTTGAAGCGGGGACACCTGCCATTGGTGAGGCGATCGCGCTTGGTGCAGCAGTAGATTATCTTAATAGTATTGGCATGGATAAGATTCATGACTATGAAGAAGAACTTACTGCCTACTTGTTTGAGCAACTAGAAACCATTCCTAACCTGAGAATTTACGGCAAAAAACCCACCTCAGATGGTAAAGGTAGAGCAGCATTAGCAGCCTTTAACGTGCCAGGAATCCATGCCAGCGATTTGGCCACTTTACTAGATCATGATGGTATTGCCATTCGTTCTGGTCATCATTGTACCCAACCCTTGCATCGTATATTTAATGCTTCTGGTAGTGCTAGAGCAAGTCTATATTTTTACAATACCCGCGAAGAAATTGATGCGTTTGTCGTAGCTTTGAAAAGTACGATTGAGTTTTTCCAGAGTATGAATGAATAAGTAAAGACGTAGGTAGTAGCTAATAAATAAAGCTAAAGCCTAATTATTAGTAATATGTAATAAAATTATCAGCCAAGAAATTTTTCTATTGACTTAGGAAGGAAATGAATAAGAGCAAATCATTATTAGAATATATAGATATAGTAAATGTCTATAAAGCTAAAAGCTAAAGACCAATTAATTTGCCTTTTCAACAGATAAATAAAATATACAACATGACTACAGCAGCTACAGCAACAACAGAACAGTTAAAAAGCGCGATCGCAGCTTATAAAGACAAGGTAGACTACTTAGAAATTCGCGTCGAGCAAAGCGAGTCTACAGGGCTTTCCTTTCGCGGTAAACAGTTAGACTCCGTAGATCGTAGTTTTTCTCTAGGAGGCGGAATTCGTGCCTGTTATAAAGGTGGCTGGAGTTTTGTTACCTTTAATGGCTTAAAAGAGCTTAACGAAAGAATTGAAGAGGCAATTTCTCAAGCGAAGCTAGTAGGCAAGGAAGAAACGCAACTAGCAACAGTTGAACCTATAGAAGATTATGTCCCAGAAGAGATTAAGCGCGATCCCCGTGAAGTTTCTCTACAGGATAAGCGTAAACTGTTAGAAGCTTATAATCAAATCTTGTTAGATTTCGATCCTCGCATCCAAACTACAATGGCAAGTATCGGCGATCGCTTTGCGACTAAAACTTTTATTAATTCTACTGGTAGCTGTATTGTTCAAGAAAGGTTAGATGTTAATGGACGCTTTGCGGCGATCGCCAAAGGTGAAGATGGTATAGTGCGTCAAGGTTTTGAGTCGGTTCATTCTCGTAATGACTTTAATGCTTTGGTCGGCATTGAAGATCGCGTTAAAGGCGCAGCCGAGCGAGCAGTCAGGCAATTAGAGGCAAAATCTGTCAAAGGTGGCCAGTATACGGTAGTTCTCGACCCTTACCTATCTGGTGTATTTATTCACGAAGCTTTTGGACATCTCTCAGAAGCCGATTTTGTTTATGAAAATCCTCAAATGCAAGAGTTGCTAACCTTAGGTAAGCCGATGGGAATCAAGCAGTTAAACGTAGTTGATGATGCTACTATGGAAAACCTGCCAGGATCGATGAAATATGATGATGAAGGTGTCCCAGGGCAGCGCAAGCATTTAATTAAAAACGGTGTTTTGAGCGAACGTCTGCACTCCCGCGAGACAGCAGGAAAGATGGCGGAAGCACCTACAGGTAATGCTAGAGCCATCCGCGCTAACTATCCTCCCATTGTGCGCATGACTAATACCGCTATTGAACCAGGAGACACTCCGTTAGAACAAATGTTTGAGGGAATTGAAGAAGGTGTCTATGCTGTCAGAATGCTCGGTGGACAAACCAATGGCGAAATGTTTACCTTCGCAGCAGCGGAGGGCTATATGATCCGTGATGGAAAAATTGCTGAACCAGTCAGCGATGTAACTTTATCAGGGAATGTGTTTCAAACGCTGCAAGATATAGATGCAATTAGTAGCGATACTCTATATACCAATGGGGGGTGTGGTAAAGGTGGGCAAATGCCATTGCCTGTAAGCGTTGGTGGTCCTCACATTCGGATTAGAAATGTCGTGGTTGGTGGAAGATAAATTGAATTAAAAAAGCTAAGAAAAGAAACACTTTGAGCAAGGAAGCCCGCGTCCTAAAGGACGACGCGAAGCGCGACACGAAGTTAGTCCGTGCATGATAAGCGGAGCAGCGCGGTCTTGGGCTTTGCCCAAGTATAGCGATATCCGAAGGTGTATCCTTTAGGACTGCTTCAAGAAGCTTCGAGACCGAAGGGCGGAGTGCGGTTTATCCGTGAATCCGCGATTGGCAAATGCTTACTTCATACCGCTTCGCGTCCTAAAGGATTCGCTAAAGGGTATATGCGTAGCGGTATCTTTTAGGACACCTTCGGATAAGCCCTTCGCGTTACACGAAGCTAGTCATGCACGGGCATATCGCCGAAGGGCGTTTACCCTCAAAGCTATAAGGGCAAGCATCGCATAGTTTGATGCAAGGGCGACGCGAAGGACGCGCCTCCAGGCGCTAATCCTTTAGGGCTAGTGTGACCGAAGGGCGGAGTGCGGTTTATGCGTGAATCCGCGATTGGCTTTAGTGCAAGTCTTGCTGTTGTACGTCATACATCAAATCATCAACGCGCTGAATCTCTACTGAATTATCAATAATCAACCTAAACTCGGGATAAGCTGAAAGGCTTGTGTTTTCGTTCTCTGCCAAACTGTTATTTTCCTGGAATTTTTAAGAAGCGATTAGCGATTAGCTTTCATAACCCTTAAATTGCCTTAACCCGAACTGAGGTTAATTAGTTTTCTTCAAATAGTTCTTCGCCCAAAAATTCTCTAATTTCTTTATCTCTCAACAGGCAGCTATCTTTTATCTGTTGACATGATTCACCTTCTGGAGACTCTGATAATACTACCGCAACCAAAGATTTACGCTCAGATTGAGACTGTCTAAGCTGCTTTACTTCTTGTTCTAAAGACTCGATGCGATCGACTAAAGTACGAATAACTGCTGCTTCTGAATCAGGTAAGTTGCCATGCTCTAATGGATCTACCTTAACTCCCGAACGGTATACTATTCTTCCAGGGATACCAACTACGGTGCAGTTAGAAGGCACATCTCGTAATACCACCGAACCTGCTCCAATACGCACATTGTTGCCAATTTGTATATTGCCCAAGACTTTTGCCCCACCGCCAATAACAACATTTTCTCCCAATGTCGGGTGACGTTTACCTGTTTCTTTTCCTGTTCCCCCTAAAGTAACTCCCTGATAAATTAAAGAGTAATCGCCGATGATCGCTGTTTCGCCGATAACTACCCCCATACCGTGGTCGATAAATACACCTTTACCAATTTGCGCTCCTGGATGAATTTCAATTCCTGTGAAGAAACGAGCCAGATGAGAAATTAAGCGGGGAAAGAAAGGAATGCCTACTTTAGATAACCAGTGAGCCAAGCGATGTAAGAAAAGAGCCTGTAAACCTGGATAACAAACTAAAACCTCAAGCCAGTTGCGGGCTGCGGGGTCGCGTTCAAAGATGATGCGAAAGTCAGCTACTAGTGAGGAAAGCATCAGTTATTATCCTTTATTGACTAATGTTTGATATCAACGAAACTATTTTATCTTTTTCATGGCATTTCTGAACTCTGTAATTTGGTGTAAAAACACACCATTTGTAATTAATGCTTTCTGGTGAATACTAATTGGCTCTATTGAGTTATTTTTTGATTTTCTCTAGACTTACAGCTATTAGCTTTTGGCGCGATCGCTTTTTTACGCCTTCGACTAAAACAGAAAACAGGTATTATATGTATTATGTATATTGATTTGGTAATAGCTGGCAGTTAGAGCAAAAAATGAAATTGCCGAAGCAAAATTTAATCACAATCCACGATTAATCATCACCAACTAAAAAATATTGATGATTTTGCTAGAGTGTTTTCAACACTTCTGCATTTTGAATTAGCCATTTTTCCCCCTGACGCACAAGCTGATAGCGGACTAATAAATTATCATCATAGGATTGAGCATTATCTAACTTTCCTGATTGATAATGTTTAGCGATTTCCTGAACTTCCGCTTCTACAGTTGCTTTGTTGCGATCGCTGGGATTAATCGTTGCCGAACGCATGATCAGATTATGCTGATACTCCCGATAAAAATTTCCTGCTTGATAAGCAGCAGCGCGATCGCGCCAGGTAGTCAACAATGGTTCTGCCAAAATATTATTTAACTGGTCAATTTGATGTTCTTTGCCAAAAGCTGCTGATTTGCTACTCAACCAGTTGTCAATCAGCTGCTGCGATTGTTCGGCAAAGGTTAATTTTGGTTGAGCTGCAACGGGTATGGTCTTTTTGGATGGTAACTCAATAGTGGGCTGATCGACGGCAATCATCAACTGTGCCTCGTTAGCCGTTTTAATGCTGGGAGAAAGAAACAGCTTCATAGCAATATATCCCAGCGTACCTACGCCAACAACTAAACTAATCACAAACAACCAGCCTTGCCAAATGGTAGCAGGACTGCGCTTGTTTTGACGCGAAACTCTGCGTTTTGCTGTTCCCTCCGCTTTTTGCATAACAGATGGCCCAACAGCTCTGGTTTGGGCTTGAGGTTGAAGTGGTAGCGAAAGAGACTTCTTGGCTGGAAAATTTTGCTTAGGAGTATTACGATTTGGTGGAACAGGACGATATCCTGGTTCGGACGTAGCTGGCGCAACTCGATGATTGCGCTCAATGGTTGCAGTTCCTATACTTGAAGGAGTGGTAGCCGCACCGACTAGCTCTGTTTGAGCTTGGGCAACGTGGTTTGATGACCTGACTCTAGCTGAGGCTGCTTTTTCGGCAGAAAAAAAATTTCGCCATAAAGCCCTAATTCTTCTGAGCGCAGTTTCAGACTGATTGCCACTTTCAACAATAGACTTTTGCTGTTTTGGAGTTTTAGCTATAGACGCTTTGGCTGTAGTAAATGTGGCTGGCGGGGCTAATTCTTCTAAATAGTCTTGCACTTGGCGATCGCCAAAATATTCTTTTAAAGTTAATTGAGTTGCTGCTAAATCGCTAAATTGAGCAATAACATCTTCCTGTAGCCATTTTTCGCCATAAAAACATAATCCTGGTAATAAATCTGAGCTACCCAAACAGTGTTGCTGAACCTGCTCTACTTTGCTGGTATCTTGAGCATTTTTTAGTTTATCAATCGCTTTTTCTGTGTGTCCCAATAGCAAAGCCGATATTGCCTGTTCCCAACCGACATCTTGTTGTTCACTCAAACTATCTAGTTTTCTTTGGGCGCGCAGAACTAGTTCTGGTTGTTTTAAGCTGAATCCTCGCCCCAAAAGCGCATAAACTGCTAAATAATTAGCGATCGCCGAATCGCTTTGATCTTCGCGATCAAATAGTTGCTGTTGTTCGGCTGAGGTTAAGTAGGTTCTTAGCTGTTGCACAAAACACAAGAACTGATCGAAACTTAAACCAGAGCGATCTGACCCTTTGCCTTCTATACCTTGACGTTGAAGCAGCATTTCTCGCAGCAATTTAAAACCTTTGGCTCTTTCAGCAGACTGAGCAGAATTTTGAGAAATTAATTCTAAAACTCGATAAGGACGTAGTTTGTATAAATCTAGCTGCAATTCTTCTTTTAAATGAGCAAATAAATTTTCTTGGTTAAGTATGTCTATCCCCATTTGACCAGAAACAGCAGCATTTTCATATTCTCCTCGATGCCATTGTTCGCGACCTAATTCTAGATAAGCTAAAGCTAAAGAAAGAATTAGATCCTCTTTGGTAGTATCAATCGAGACTTCATCCTGCTCTTGCGATCGCAAATCGAATTGTTGGTTATTAAAATAATCAATTCCGATCTTGAGAACTAGCTCGTATTCACCCAGTTCATGTAAGATTAACAATCCTCCTATCAATTGATTTGAGGGGATTTCAATTGTCGGATTTGCTAGAGGAATTGTGGCAACGTCTTCAACAACTTCAACAATTTCTGAGTCGGCTGCTTTCACTGCTTCTTCTTGTGGCTCAGAAATTGACCAAGACTGTATATTGAGCAAAAATTGAGCATCATAGGTTGCTCTTTGCCCTAAGTCCGACAAAACTTGATAGGAATGTTGAATTAATTCTTGACGAGCTAAAATTGCTGGTTCACTATATTCACGGCGGGGCTGTTGCAGGAGACGATCGCGATAAGCTTGCTCTAATTGCTCTGGAGTAGCTTTGACAGGTACGCTCAGTATACGGTAATAGTCGAGGGGGATTCGCACGATGATAAGTTCCTCTGGACGGCTTTAACGTCCTGGTAAGTGACAAGTTAGTGAAAGAATAAGTAATAGCCAAACTGTTGTAGCTTTTCTAGCAACTCGAACAGTTTGGCAAGCTTGATAAATCTGATGTTTTTGCTTTTTGCCAGCATTCTAACTCAGTTTTAGCAAACTGTATAAAATATTCAAATTGAGTTGAAAAAAAGATGACTAACCGTAAACTTTGTTAAAAAATTATGAACCAAAATCAACCAAAGATAATTGTGATTGATGATGATCCGACTGGATCTCAGACGGTACATGGTTGTTTGCTATTAATGCAGTGGGATGTGGCAACTTTAACTACAGGCTTACTCGATAGCGTGCCGATTTTTTTCATCCTCAGTAATACCAGGGCAATGAGTCCTGATGAAGCAGCAGCAATTACTCAAGAAATCTGTCACAATCTAAAAATTGCGATCGCCGAGATAGGCATCAAAAACTTTTTAATAGTTAGTCGTTCCGACTCCACATTACGGGGACACTATCCCATTGAAACTGATGTAATTGCTGAAGAGCTAGGTGGTTTTGATGCTCATTTTTTGACTCCTGCTTTTTTTGAAGGAGGCAGAATTACCGTCGATCACACTCATTATCTCTTAATTGATGGAGTAAAAACTCCTGTCGCCGAAACAGAGTTTGCTCGTGACTCGGTGTTTGGCTATAGTCATAGCTGTCTTCCTGACTACGTTGCCGAAAAAACTCAGGGCAAGATTCCTAGTTCCCAGGTGGTTAAATTTAACCTGTCTGATATTCGCAGTGGTCAAATTTACCAACGCCTATTACAGTTAACGAACAATCAATGTGTGGTTGTGGATGGAGAAACTCAAGCAGATTTTGATTTATTCGCTCAAGCAGTTTTACAGGCTACAGGCGAAGGTAAACGTTTTTTGTTTCGTTCTGCCGCTAGTTTACTAAGTTCTTTAGCACAGTTAGGACAACAGCCAACACCAGCAGAAAAGATGGCGCGCTATCGACCAACAAACAACCCTGGGATAGTTTTAGTAGGTTCTCATGTACAGAAAACCACACAACAGCTAAGCCAACTGTTGCAACAAGATCGGGTAGCTGGAATTGAGATTGATGTAGTGCGTTTGCGCGATCGCCCTCAGGATCGAAATACGATTCTTCAAGAAACTTTAGATACAGTGAACCAGATATTTGCTCAGGAAAAAACTCCCGTTATTTATACCAGCCGTCAAGAATTAAGCTTTGTTAATATTCAACAGCGTTTAGAATTTGGCACAATTGTTTCTGCACTTCTCATGGATGTAGTTCGTGGTTTGCCAAAGTCAATCGGGTTTTTGATTAGTAAAGGTGGAATTACTTCTAATGACGTACTCAGTGTCGGTTTAAACCTAACGCTAGTTAGACTTTTAGGACAAATTTTACCAGGATGTTCCGTGGTTCGTACCGAGGCGACTCATCCCCAATTTCCCAACTTACCAGTAGTTTTATTTCCAGGCAATGTAGGCGATCGAGATAGTTTAGTTGCTGCTTGGCATCGCTTAAGAAACTTGTAATCTTTCATCAAGAGAAATTTACGTTAATATGTGAAGCGTGAAAACAGAACTACCTAAAAAGTAGATATACGTAGATATACGGATGATCGGGATTGTTGCATGACTTTCGAGCCTACTATCTCTCTGGATAAAATTGACGATCTACCTGATTCGTCTCCTCTAGTTAGTCGCTATTCGCAAATTTACCTAAAAAACGACGGTGAACAGATCCTACTGATTCTGCCGACTCAAGCCGAAATAAATTCTGATTTACCTTGGTCAGAAACTTGGCAAGAACTAAAACATCTGTTAAAAACCAAGGAGCAGTCTTGGCAGATAGGAACAAATGTGTGCTTAGTTGCTAAAGATCGGCTGCTTGACTCTAGACAACTACAAACCATTGCCGAAACTCTTAATGATGTCAAACTTTCTCTGTCAACAGTTAGTACTAATCGAAGGCAGACGGCGGTAGCTGCTGCTACTAGCGGTTACTCTGTACAGCAGAAAATTTCTGCCCAACCGTTAGTAGAGAATCAGACTGATTTAAAAGATGTTATCTCTCCCACCCTGGCAGAGCCACTATATTTACAAAGTACAGTTCGCTCTGGAGTCGAAATACGTCATCCTGGAACAATTGTGATCTTTGGTGACTTAAATCCTGGCGGAAAAGCGATCGCAGCGGGGGATATTTTAGTCTGGGGTCGCTTGCGGGGTATTGCCCACGCAGGAGCGCAAGGAAACCATCAATGTCGAATTACGGCGTTGCAAATGGAATTTACTCAACTGCGGATTGCCGATGCTGTTGCTCGAGCGCCTAAATTAAGACCTAGATGCTTATCACCAGAATTGGCTTTCATCACTATAGATGGAATTCGTTTAGCTAATACCTCAGGGTTCGCTAAACGCTATATTTTTTCATCATCAAAAAAGGCATGGGTTGAAAAAAACCAAGCAAAATAACTACAGCTACACAAATCGTAAGCAAGTAATATGAGTCGTATAATTGTTGTTACTTCTGGTAAAGGAGGAGTTGGTAAAACCACAACTACCTCCAACTTGGGAGCTGCACTGGCCAAACATAATCGTTCTGTAGCTCTCATTGACGCTGATTTTGGATTAAGAAATCTAGACTTGTTGCTGGGACTGGAAGAGCGTGTAGTCTATACTGCCATAGACGTACTGGCTGGAGAATGCCGCTTAGCACAGGCTTTGGTTAAGGATAAACGCCTTAAAGGTTTAGTGTTGCTTCCAGCAGCGCAAAATCGCAATAAAGAATCGGTTCAGCCAGAGCAAATGAAAAAACTAGCTACTGCTTTGGCTAAAGGTTATGATTACATTCTCATTGATTGCCCAGCAGGTATTGAACTAGGTTTTCGCAACGCTATTTCTGCTGCCGAAGAAGCTTTAATCGTCACAACTCCTGAAGTTGCTGCGGTACGAGATGCTGACCGCGTTATTGGCTTACTAGAAGCAGAAGGTGTTAATAAAATCAGCCTTATTGTCAATCGAGTCAAACCTTTGATGATTGAGGAAAACAAAATGATGAGTGTAGAAGACGTGTTGGAATTATTGGGCGTACCTTTAATCGGCGTTGTTCCTGATGATGAAAAAGTAATTGTAGCTACCAACAGAGGAGAACCCTTAGTTTTGGGAGATGTTGAATCTGTTCCTGCAAAGGCATATTCAAACATCGCTCGGCGGTTAGAAGGAGAAAAGGTACCATTCCTTGACTTGATGGCAAATCAGGGAAACCTTTTGTCTCGTCTACGTCGAATGTTTGGTGGTTAGTTAGAAATTACTCTGTAAGCTCACAGAGCTAAATCTGACTATCTAACTATTGGTCAATAAACAAGACATTGGTTTGAGACAAGGTTAAACACTTTTGTGGATCAATACCATTGATTATGTTCGTTTTTCCCTATGCAAACCGTGTTAAACATGATTAAAAGGTTTCTGGAAATGCTTTTTCCCTGGAATAATAACGCTAACAGTCGAAATCACGCTAAAAGCCGTTTAAAACTGATTATTGCTCACGATCGCGCCAGCATTAATCCAGACATAATGGAGGCAATGCGTGAAGAAATTTTAGATGTAGTCGCTCGCTATGTTGAGGTAGATCGAGAAGAAATGGAATTTTCTCTTTCTAACGATCAGCGTATGACTTCCTTGACTGCCAACCTGCCAATTCGTCAAATTAAACGCATGAACGATCTCAAAGAACAAGTTAAGAAAGAGACTTCTGTTGACTTGCAAAAAATCGAGTTAGTTGAAATAGATCGAGAGGCTGAAGCCAATGCTCAATCAAAATAACTAGTTTTTACGGTAAATCTGTGTCTAACTCAATAGACATCTTAGTCTAACTTTTAGTGTCAATATCTATTAAAGTAGCTAGTAATTTTGAAGTTAAGTTAGTTAGATGCGACAACAAAAATACGCGATTGTGATGAATGATTAACGCTTAGATTATTGTTAGTTTGTAGTATCAGTCTATTTGATGTTTGAAACAAATGCTTGCTTAACCTAGATGAATGCTGTCTAAATTTGATTCACTGAGTATATTTCTGGACA from Coleofasciculaceae cyanobacterium includes:
- the sufC gene encoding Fe-S cluster assembly ATPase SufC; amino-acid sequence: MSETILSVRNLTANVDGTPILKGVNLEIEAGEVHAIMGRNGSGKSTLAKIIAGHPDYEVTGGEIIYQGKNIIEQEPNERANDGIFLGFQYPLAIPGVSNLDFMRVAYNAKRKHQGLEEIDTFDFEDLIEEKLEVVKMKSSFLDRSLNEGFSGGEKKRNEILQMALLDPTLTILDEIDSGLDIDALRIVSDGVNQLKTADKAYLLITHYQRLLNYIEPDFIHVMQEGKIITSGGKELALELESRGYDFLDDKSAAGVGI
- the sufD gene encoding Fe-S cluster assembly protein SufD, producing MAVQIPFATISKVHQDTVVEDIFFTGLLQQCQVNKSEFQWLQDIRQESKSWLSQLSVPTRKDEDWRFIDLSSLTTAKFVTAENVKAICESLPEAKDSRLVFVNGFYSQQLSDLSGLPPEVFVGSLNNLPPEYNAAEYFARQSGADAFTALNTAGGRDIAVVWANKNVVIETPIQLIFIADGELETNFTQPRTLVVGETGSSISLVEEYIGTGKYFTNAVTEVFVKSNARVNHTRLQQESEASYHIGKTAISQERDSHYTIGEINLGAKLSRHNPEVWQRGEQTETNLNGLTVATREQTSDTHSIIALTKPHGTTDQLHKCIVGDRAHAVFNGKVFVPKEAQLTNATQLNRNLLLAPKARVDTKPELQITADNVKCAHGATVSQLEAEEIFYLRSRGLSEADANQLLIDAFAAEIIDRIPLKSLRTRITQTIEQKVKH
- a CDS encoding SufS family cysteine desulfurase; the protein is MTFTQSKTLGDRVRSDFPILHQKVNDNPLIYFDSAASSQKPQAVLDVLQHYYQRDNANVHRGAHTLSGRATDAYEGARNKVAQFINAASREEIIFTRNASEAINLVAYSWGLANLNPGDEIILSVMEHHSNIVPWQLIAQKTGAVIKYVELTSTEEFDFEQYKSLLSNKTKLVSIVHVSNTLGAINPVAEITQEAHQYGAKVLIDACQSVPHMPIDVRAIDCDWLVASGHKMCATTGIGFLYGKKDILLAMPPFMGGGEMIDEVFLDHSTYGDLPHKFEAGTPAIGEAIALGAAVDYLNSIGMDKIHDYEEELTAYLFEQLETIPNLRIYGKKPTSDGKGRAALAAFNVPGIHASDLATLLDHDGIAIRSGHHCTQPLHRIFNASGSARASLYFYNTREEIDAFVVALKSTIEFFQSMNE
- a CDS encoding TldD/PmbA family protein, with product MTTAATATTEQLKSAIAAYKDKVDYLEIRVEQSESTGLSFRGKQLDSVDRSFSLGGGIRACYKGGWSFVTFNGLKELNERIEEAISQAKLVGKEETQLATVEPIEDYVPEEIKRDPREVSLQDKRKLLEAYNQILLDFDPRIQTTMASIGDRFATKTFINSTGSCIVQERLDVNGRFAAIAKGEDGIVRQGFESVHSRNDFNALVGIEDRVKGAAERAVRQLEAKSVKGGQYTVVLDPYLSGVFIHEAFGHLSEADFVYENPQMQELLTLGKPMGIKQLNVVDDATMENLPGSMKYDDEGVPGQRKHLIKNGVLSERLHSRETAGKMAEAPTGNARAIRANYPPIVRMTNTAIEPGDTPLEQMFEGIEEGVYAVRMLGGQTNGEMFTFAAAEGYMIRDGKIAEPVSDVTLSGNVFQTLQDIDAISSDTLYTNGGCGKGGQMPLPVSVGGPHIRIRNVVVGGR
- the cysE gene encoding serine O-acetyltransferase gives rise to the protein MLSSLVADFRIIFERDPAARNWLEVLVCYPGLQALFLHRLAHWLSKVGIPFFPRLISHLARFFTGIEIHPGAQIGKGVFIDHGMGVVIGETAIIGDYSLIYQGVTLGGTGKETGKRHPTLGENVVIGGGAKVLGNIQIGNNVRIGAGSVVLRDVPSNCTVVGIPGRIVYRSGVKVDPLEHGNLPDSEAAVIRTLVDRIESLEQEVKQLRQSQSERKSLVAVVLSESPEGESCQQIKDSCLLRDKEIREFLGEELFEEN